Proteins from a single region of Gordonia hongkongensis:
- a CDS encoding LuxR family transcriptional regulator, whose product MMVTGGCVGRDREIELLFSRLDAVSESGFLAVTGSPGIGKSTLLRHLVRRRLSAPTTGSTLWAAVSPWRAHTPGALIRQLVQDRPDATPATAADPTPDDLLDALLAAVTTPAESSTEVPGDTAGLIAVDDADLADEESLQALVSLTREHRDRRILVVLTMSRPGTRLVGNALDELRLDGLDPTGTADLAAQRGIVLHPAMREELARHTGGNPRDIVALLDEVPPGTWSRTGMGLPAPAHVVAMVRKRLPDNDTSARALIEALAILDPAEPLATAVALAGITDPLGAIDDARATGLVTDDRALTPAEAQPRLAGPLVRAAVLEVLGMKTVGDAHRRAADLVDDPARQLHHRVAATSTVDAALADALTDLARARGADGAWAEAAGLYGQAGRLTPDPLQRDTRVTLAVDSLLAAGDCTGAGALVPTVESLRETPLRNATLAYLAILRGRSAEAQLRLDRAWAIVNVEREPDVAALIAQRFVLHNLVRCQGTELVDWADRADAMADAGSAARVEAAVIRGLGLAWSGHPDAARAEYQTVSERVRYGAQAQRAIMGRGWLELGLDEIDAARTDLETAVSMAQLGGSTRITLWALAWLARVQFLTGDWDDALRGVEAGRALARNSGIALTTPLLNWTASQIDSLRGNWEDAHGSIAQSSTSIGDYEIMRIPDLLARAQLAEAAADYGKVRRILTPLVAIAESVPALSEPGLWPWVDVLANALVLEGRHEAADDLLRRYEIRSAERGHRSSAARMKYARGRHLGATGDIHGARRTFEEGIELLDGLGLRYDQARVNFAYGQTLRRAGKRRAADAVIGTARDLYLSLGATTYVERCERELKAGGLATSRGENHTATKGAAELTSQEEAVTALVARGLSNREVAAELYISPKTVQYHLTRIYAKLGVRSRAELAATRR is encoded by the coding sequence ATGATGGTCACCGGCGGGTGCGTCGGCCGCGACCGCGAGATCGAATTGCTCTTCTCGCGGCTCGACGCCGTGTCGGAGTCGGGCTTTCTGGCCGTCACGGGAAGTCCCGGAATCGGCAAGTCGACGCTGCTGAGGCACCTGGTCCGGCGGCGACTGTCTGCTCCGACAACCGGTTCCACGTTGTGGGCCGCGGTCTCACCGTGGCGAGCGCACACGCCCGGCGCACTCATCCGGCAGCTGGTACAGGACCGGCCCGACGCCACACCCGCGACAGCTGCCGACCCGACCCCGGACGACCTGCTCGACGCACTACTCGCAGCGGTCACCACTCCTGCGGAGTCATCGACCGAGGTGCCCGGCGACACCGCCGGACTCATCGCCGTCGACGACGCCGACCTCGCCGACGAGGAGTCACTGCAGGCGTTGGTCTCACTCACCCGAGAACACCGGGATCGCCGAATCCTGGTCGTCCTCACCATGTCTCGGCCGGGTACCCGGCTCGTCGGCAACGCACTCGACGAGCTACGACTCGACGGCCTGGACCCAACGGGTACTGCCGACCTCGCCGCGCAGCGCGGCATCGTGCTGCACCCGGCGATGCGGGAGGAACTGGCCCGGCACACCGGCGGGAATCCCCGCGACATCGTGGCCCTGCTCGACGAGGTCCCGCCAGGCACCTGGTCCCGCACCGGCATGGGACTGCCCGCGCCGGCCCACGTCGTCGCGATGGTGCGGAAACGATTGCCGGACAACGACACCTCGGCTCGCGCGCTCATCGAAGCGCTCGCGATCCTCGACCCCGCCGAGCCTCTCGCCACTGCAGTCGCACTCGCCGGGATCACCGACCCCCTCGGCGCCATCGACGACGCGCGCGCAACCGGTCTGGTGACGGACGACAGGGCATTGACACCCGCGGAGGCGCAACCGCGTCTCGCCGGGCCCCTGGTGCGGGCCGCCGTCCTCGAGGTCCTCGGCATGAAGACCGTGGGCGACGCCCACCGTCGGGCCGCGGACCTCGTCGACGACCCTGCCCGACAGCTCCATCACCGCGTCGCTGCCACCTCGACGGTCGACGCCGCCCTCGCCGACGCCCTCACCGACCTGGCACGCGCCCGCGGCGCCGACGGTGCGTGGGCCGAGGCCGCCGGGCTGTACGGGCAGGCGGGCCGGCTCACCCCCGACCCGTTGCAGCGCGACACACGGGTGACGCTCGCGGTCGATTCACTTCTCGCCGCGGGCGACTGCACCGGTGCCGGCGCCCTCGTACCGACCGTGGAAAGCCTGCGCGAGACACCGCTGCGCAATGCGACCCTGGCGTACCTCGCCATCCTGCGGGGCCGGTCGGCGGAGGCACAGCTGCGTCTCGACCGGGCGTGGGCGATCGTCAACGTCGAGCGGGAACCCGATGTCGCCGCCCTGATCGCGCAACGTTTCGTCCTGCACAACCTGGTCCGATGCCAGGGCACCGAGTTGGTGGACTGGGCCGATCGCGCGGACGCGATGGCCGACGCCGGATCGGCCGCCCGAGTGGAGGCCGCCGTCATCCGTGGACTCGGACTGGCCTGGTCGGGACACCCGGATGCCGCACGCGCCGAGTACCAGACGGTGTCGGAACGGGTTCGATACGGCGCGCAGGCGCAGCGTGCGATCATGGGTCGCGGTTGGCTCGAACTCGGCCTCGACGAGATCGACGCTGCGCGTACCGATCTCGAAACCGCCGTGTCGATGGCGCAGCTCGGTGGCTCCACCCGGATCACGTTGTGGGCGCTGGCCTGGCTCGCCCGGGTCCAGTTCCTCACCGGCGACTGGGACGATGCGCTGCGCGGCGTCGAGGCCGGCCGCGCGCTCGCCCGCAACAGCGGCATCGCGCTCACCACGCCCCTGCTCAACTGGACTGCGAGCCAGATTGATTCGCTGCGCGGGAACTGGGAGGACGCGCATGGAAGTATCGCACAGAGCAGCACCTCCATCGGCGACTACGAGATCATGCGGATACCGGACCTGCTGGCCCGGGCCCAACTGGCGGAGGCCGCAGCCGACTACGGCAAGGTCCGGCGGATACTGACGCCGCTCGTCGCGATAGCCGAGTCCGTCCCGGCCCTGTCCGAGCCGGGCCTGTGGCCGTGGGTCGACGTCCTCGCCAACGCACTGGTCCTCGAGGGACGGCACGAGGCCGCCGACGATCTGCTGCGACGCTACGAGATCCGGTCCGCCGAGCGGGGCCACCGGTCGTCGGCAGCCCGGATGAAGTACGCACGCGGCCGCCACCTCGGCGCAACCGGTGACATCCACGGAGCACGGCGCACCTTCGAGGAGGGCATCGAACTCCTCGACGGTCTCGGCCTGCGCTACGACCAGGCGCGGGTGAACTTCGCCTACGGCCAGACGTTGCGACGTGCGGGCAAGCGCCGGGCCGCCGACGCCGTCATCGGGACCGCCCGCGACCTGTATCTGTCGCTCGGCGCGACCACCTACGTCGAACGCTGTGAACGCGAACTGAAGGCCGGCGGTCTCGCGACGTCGCGTGGTGAGAACCACACCGCCACAAAGGGTGCCGCCGAACTCACGTCGCAGGAGGAGGCAGTGACCGCCCTTGTCGCGCGCGGCCTGTCGAACCGGGAGGTGGCGGCCGAGCTCTACATCTCACCGAAGACGGTGCAGTACCACCTGACCCGGATCTACGCGAAGCTCGGTGTGCGGTCCCGCGCCGAACTCGCAGCCACCCGCCGGTGA